In Parasegetibacter sp. NRK P23, a single genomic region encodes these proteins:
- a CDS encoding type IA DNA topoisomerase: protein MKVCIAEKPSVARDIAEVIGAGQRKDGYYEGNGFQVTWTFGHFCTLKEPHDYFEQWKFWRLDDLPMIPQQFGIKLIDNPGVQKQFGIIESLVQNCEEVINCGDAGQEGELIQRWVLLKAKCTAPVKRLWISSLTEDAIREGFQKLKESDQYNNLYAAGSARAIGDWLLGMNATRLFTKKFAQPKVVLSIGRVQTPTLAMIVQRQKEINAFISEEYWELKTIYRETEFTATIDRLRDKEKANKGLAYLKEHPFEITSFERKEGKEGNPRLFDLTSLQVEANKKYAYTADDTLKHVQNLYEKKIVTYPRVDTTYLSEDLHPKIPGILQDMTPYAALTAPLLANPIPKLKTVFDDKKVTDHHAIIPTGKYPENLSQEEKRVYDLIARRFIAAFYPECKISNTTVMGKVGQVAFKATGKQILEPGWKELYANDKQEKKEGEAEEKILPVFVAGEKGPHEPRIHQGKTTPPKPYTEATLLRAMETAGKQVDDEEMRELLKDNGIGRPSTRANIIETLFKRRYIEKKKKNIFATQTGMDLIDTIQSELLKSAELTGTWERKLRLIEKGEYAMDTFKQELIQMVVDLTREVKMSAGKVIAIAEGNAEPAPKTTKEKKPREPKKEVAPEPLTCPKCKAHPLKKGNTAFGCSNFSVCGFKIPFSIMGKTLTDKQVSDLVTKGKTTRIKGLKTAENAQDTDGKLILNAAFEIVLES, encoded by the coding sequence ATGAAGGTGTGCATCGCGGAAAAGCCAAGCGTGGCCAGGGATATAGCGGAAGTTATAGGCGCCGGTCAGCGTAAAGACGGATACTACGAAGGAAATGGTTTCCAGGTTACCTGGACCTTCGGGCATTTCTGTACCCTCAAGGAACCGCATGATTATTTCGAACAATGGAAATTCTGGCGCCTCGACGACCTGCCCATGATCCCGCAGCAATTCGGGATCAAACTGATCGATAATCCCGGTGTGCAAAAACAATTCGGGATCATAGAATCGCTCGTTCAGAACTGTGAGGAAGTGATTAACTGCGGGGATGCGGGCCAGGAAGGAGAACTCATTCAACGTTGGGTATTGCTGAAAGCGAAGTGCACCGCTCCCGTAAAACGGCTCTGGATATCGTCGCTTACCGAAGATGCCATCCGGGAAGGTTTTCAGAAACTGAAAGAGAGTGATCAGTACAACAACCTGTACGCGGCAGGCAGCGCGCGTGCTATCGGAGACTGGTTGTTGGGCATGAATGCCACCCGCCTGTTTACCAAAAAATTTGCGCAGCCCAAAGTGGTGTTGTCTATCGGTAGGGTACAAACGCCAACCCTCGCCATGATCGTGCAGCGACAGAAAGAGATCAACGCTTTCATTTCAGAAGAATACTGGGAACTGAAAACCATCTACCGTGAAACTGAATTTACCGCCACCATCGACCGGCTCCGGGATAAGGAAAAGGCGAACAAAGGACTCGCTTACCTGAAAGAGCATCCTTTCGAGATCACTTCATTCGAACGGAAAGAAGGAAAGGAAGGTAATCCGCGTTTGTTCGACCTTACCTCCCTTCAGGTGGAGGCGAATAAGAAATATGCCTATACAGCCGATGATACGCTGAAACACGTGCAGAACCTGTACGAAAAGAAGATCGTCACCTATCCGCGTGTGGATACCACATATCTTTCAGAAGACCTTCATCCTAAAATACCAGGCATCTTGCAGGATATGACGCCTTATGCTGCGCTCACGGCACCTTTGCTGGCAAACCCGATTCCGAAGCTGAAAACGGTGTTCGACGATAAAAAAGTGACCGATCACCACGCCATTATCCCCACCGGGAAATATCCTGAAAACCTTTCCCAGGAAGAAAAAAGGGTGTACGATCTAATTGCCCGCAGGTTCATCGCCGCTTTCTATCCGGAATGTAAGATCTCTAATACCACGGTGATGGGAAAAGTGGGACAGGTCGCGTTCAAAGCCACGGGCAAACAAATACTGGAGCCGGGATGGAAGGAACTCTACGCAAACGATAAGCAGGAAAAAAAAGAAGGGGAAGCCGAAGAAAAGATATTGCCCGTATTCGTAGCAGGAGAAAAGGGACCGCACGAGCCGCGGATCCACCAGGGTAAAACCACGCCGCCGAAACCATACACGGAAGCCACTTTACTGCGGGCCATGGAAACAGCCGGTAAACAGGTGGATGACGAAGAGATGCGGGAACTCCTGAAAGATAATGGAATCGGAAGGCCTTCCACACGTGCCAATATCATTGAAACCCTGTTCAAACGCCGGTATATTGAGAAGAAAAAGAAAAACATTTTCGCCACACAAACAGGTATGGACCTGATCGATACCATTCAGTCGGAACTGCTGAAAAGCGCGGAACTAACGGGTACCTGGGAACGTAAACTCCGGTTGATCGAGAAAGGGGAATACGCCATGGATACCTTTAAGCAGGAACTCATACAAATGGTGGTGGACCTCACCCGGGAAGTAAAAATGAGCGCGGGCAAAGTGATTGCTATTGCAGAAGGCAATGCAGAACCTGCGCCCAAAACCACCAAAGAAAAGAAGCCCCGCGAACCGAAAAAGGAAGTAGCGCCCGAGCCATTAACCTGCCCCAAATGCAAAGCTCACCCATTGAAAAAGGGCAACACCGCCTTTGGCTGTTCCAATTTTAGTGTATGCGGGTTTAAAATACCGTTCTCCATTATGGGGAAAACACTGACCGATAAGCAGGTTTCTGACCTGGTAACAAAGGGGAAAACCACCCGGATTAAGGGGTTGAAAACAGCTGAAAATGCCCAGGATACTGATGGAAAGCTGATCCTGAACGCCGCCTTTGAAATTGTACTCGAAAGCTAG
- a CDS encoding YaiO family outer membrane beta-barrel protein, with amino-acid sequence MLRGLRNICLLLLLLGGGNTYAQIFKPKDKAEDLYNEALREQQKKNYARAAELGKQAFSHRSNDADIAFLTARMYLLSGNGLEGRKYIKATLEAAPKYREAYFTAINLEMQAKQYYEALCFAEDGLNQFPTDRELIVKKLTILQLMDRMSAAGNYIGEMVEKLPYDTALKRYYIDHYLYAGNYYKKKDIPSLAAESYRKVLTTYPGNEEAREALLALNISTGGYYYALDQLNAELQKNQRSYDLLMKKLGILQEMHNYAEAIHTVNTILKYYPNDAKARKLNTELRMEAGGYYANTDPYMLYESVIEKNPGNREALNKLIGLSMSRGAYREALNWINRGLRSSPNDRKLLSQKLDVLEFDRKFTEAALLAEKIYRQQPTTSNRDRMTDLKIASGREFLVQEQYDLAMNEFEAVLKVDPGNIQALNNIINRYTLQRKYPAAIATIDKAMARYPDNEDFILKKAGILAEAGRYEEAAIITMYLHEKHPGNAVYTANLAEFRLAAGRALQQNEEYDLARIQFMEALAADSANLEALNYLINLEAAAGQYDNALKYVAQAFRNDKKGGASRDMMMKQASILQQKGDYAEAARITRLLMNGYPYTKKFKDAHIESLMAAGVDFSRKNQPDSAIQRFDAILKLDPKDSLALHYATNIMAGKKAYDSALVYIDQSLKYYPDNEQMLRKKVEMLESKSMYAEAALYADTLLRKYPGSANRDYAHFLKSKTLRNQFGLFYLNSTYDYTDSKYNIATVEYRRFFNRGSFAGRINYAGRQQGTGVQGEAEMYYTHSKRFYSYAFAAVANKIAFPKLRAGYSLFATLPKETEAELGIRYLNADSSTSISGVTSLAKQFGDFWVNGRAYFISEESDFYTSLNLTTRYYMNNRQDYLALIAGLGTSPDDRSRLINFPKLSGLLTRSVGAGYQRTFQYRNTLGIYGTWINQKITDTDFQNQYDIYITFQRKF; translated from the coding sequence ATGCTACGCGGTCTCAGAAATATATGTCTTTTGCTCCTGCTGCTCGGCGGCGGTAATACCTATGCGCAGATCTTCAAACCCAAAGACAAGGCTGAAGACCTGTACAACGAGGCTTTGCGCGAACAACAGAAAAAGAACTATGCCCGTGCGGCTGAACTGGGCAAACAGGCCTTCTCCCACCGTTCCAACGATGCGGATATCGCTTTTCTTACGGCCCGCATGTACCTGCTTTCCGGCAATGGCCTTGAGGGCAGGAAATACATCAAAGCAACACTGGAAGCGGCTCCTAAATACCGTGAAGCCTATTTTACCGCCATCAACCTGGAAATGCAGGCCAAACAATATTATGAGGCGCTTTGCTTCGCGGAAGACGGGCTCAACCAGTTCCCCACCGACCGCGAACTGATCGTTAAAAAACTGACCATCCTCCAATTGATGGACCGCATGAGCGCCGCGGGAAACTACATCGGGGAAATGGTGGAAAAACTCCCGTACGATACCGCGTTAAAACGGTACTACATCGACCACTACCTCTACGCCGGTAATTATTACAAGAAAAAAGACATCCCTTCTCTCGCGGCTGAAAGTTACCGGAAAGTACTGACCACTTACCCCGGGAACGAAGAAGCGCGCGAAGCTTTGCTGGCGCTCAACATCAGTACCGGCGGTTATTATTATGCCCTTGATCAACTCAATGCTGAGCTGCAAAAGAACCAACGTTCTTATGATCTGCTGATGAAGAAGCTGGGTATCCTCCAGGAAATGCATAACTACGCCGAAGCCATTCATACCGTAAACACCATCCTCAAATACTATCCGAACGATGCGAAGGCACGCAAACTGAACACGGAACTGCGTATGGAAGCGGGTGGCTATTATGCCAACACCGATCCTTATATGCTGTATGAATCGGTAATAGAAAAGAACCCGGGTAACCGTGAGGCGCTGAACAAACTCATCGGACTAAGTATGAGCCGCGGTGCCTATCGTGAGGCGCTGAACTGGATCAACAGAGGATTGCGCTCAAGCCCTAACGACAGGAAACTGCTCTCCCAAAAACTGGACGTGCTCGAATTCGACCGGAAATTCACCGAAGCGGCACTGCTGGCCGAAAAAATATACAGGCAGCAACCCACCACTTCCAACAGGGACCGCATGACCGACCTGAAAATCGCCAGCGGCAGGGAATTCCTCGTGCAGGAACAATATGACCTGGCCATGAACGAATTTGAAGCCGTACTGAAAGTAGATCCGGGAAACATTCAGGCGCTGAACAACATCATCAACCGCTACACCCTTCAACGAAAGTACCCCGCAGCTATCGCCACAATCGACAAAGCGATGGCGCGCTACCCGGATAACGAAGATTTCATTCTGAAAAAAGCAGGCATTCTCGCCGAAGCGGGCAGGTATGAAGAAGCGGCCATCATCACGATGTACCTGCATGAAAAACATCCCGGCAATGCCGTTTATACCGCCAACCTCGCGGAGTTCCGGCTGGCCGCGGGCAGGGCGTTACAACAGAATGAAGAATACGACCTGGCACGGATCCAGTTCATGGAAGCGCTTGCCGCCGACTCCGCCAACCTGGAAGCCCTCAACTACCTGATTAACCTGGAAGCCGCAGCCGGTCAATACGACAACGCACTCAAATATGTGGCACAGGCATTCCGGAACGATAAAAAAGGAGGCGCCAGCAGGGATATGATGATGAAACAGGCTTCCATCCTTCAGCAAAAAGGCGATTACGCCGAAGCCGCCCGCATCACCCGGCTCCTGATGAACGGCTATCCCTACACGAAAAAATTCAAGGACGCACATATTGAAAGCCTGATGGCCGCCGGTGTGGATTTCTCCAGGAAAAATCAACCCGACAGCGCCATTCAACGATTCGACGCCATACTAAAACTCGATCCCAAAGATTCCCTGGCGCTGCATTACGCCACCAACATCATGGCGGGTAAAAAAGCCTACGACAGCGCATTAGTGTACATCGACCAGTCTCTGAAATACTATCCCGACAACGAACAAATGCTGCGGAAAAAAGTAGAGATGCTGGAAAGCAAATCGATGTACGCCGAAGCCGCGCTTTACGCGGATACACTGCTCCGTAAATATCCCGGCTCCGCCAACCGTGATTACGCCCATTTCCTGAAGAGCAAAACACTCAGGAACCAGTTCGGCCTGTTCTACCTGAACTCTACCTACGATTATACCGACAGTAAATACAATATCGCCACCGTGGAATACCGCCGTTTCTTCAACCGGGGCTCCTTCGCGGGACGCATCAACTACGCCGGAAGGCAGCAGGGAACGGGCGTACAGGGAGAAGCTGAAATGTATTATACCCACTCAAAGCGTTTTTACTCCTACGCGTTTGCCGCCGTGGCCAACAAGATCGCCTTCCCCAAATTGCGGGCCGGCTACTCTCTTTTCGCCACGCTGCCCAAAGAAACCGAAGCCGAACTGGGCATACGCTACCTTAATGCCGACAGCTCCACCAGCATTTCAGGCGTAACCTCGCTTGCCAAACAATTCGGCGATTTCTGGGTAAACGGCAGAGCCTACTTCATCAGCGAGGAATCAGATTTCTACACGTCTCTGAACCTGACTACCCGATATTATATGAACAACAGGCAGGACTACCTGGCCCTGATCGCCGGACTAGGCACCTCTCCCGACGACCGCAGCCGTCTCATCAATTTCCCCAAACTATCGGGGCTGCTTACCCGAAGCGTAGGCGCAGGTTACCAGCGTACTTTCCAATACCGCAACACCCTGGGCATATACGGCACCTGGATCAACCAGAAAATCACCGATACGGACTTCCAGAACCAGTATGATATTTACATCACCTTCCAGCGTAAATTCTAA
- a CDS encoding DUF4838 domain-containing protein encodes MPVKFVALFNLFTFLLLAGNVHCQATKGNITLVENRISVFNIILPDEPSRAEQKAAGIFQDYVRRISGAILPIIAESSFRENGAAVFIGKTAHTLQWNRQPVKGEGFDIRTAGNHLYITGGTGQGVVYGVYTFLDRYLGCRKYAAGQAYTPQKSSISFPSISIRESPSFVFRQVFYPESNDPEYLSWHKLHQFEDLWGLWGHSFFKIIPPGTYFKTHPEYFAEVNGKRQPSQLCLSNTDVLELTTSYMRKAIAANPDAMYWSIGQEDGGVFCTCSSCRKTFEAEGSHAGSLVRFMNKIAARFPEQSFTTLAYGPTSKAPLKTAPASNVLTILSNIDAYREEPLEKAPSAAAFRKDLDSWKKLSANLFIWDYTTQFTNYPAPFPAYTHGQENAVYYHDNKVRGAFIQGSGDGFGDMSEWNSYLYASLLWNPRLNKDSLFKDFTAGYYGKAAEQVQAYIAALARQVAETKARLDIYGSPIASSKDYLSPESVQRLSDLLSQAEKQAGGDTAVQRRLIKLRLPLAYTILEQAKFYGVEPFGFLETANGQTTIRKDWPSKVNTFVQQAKQAGVTEMAEGGKNPEEYLKAWEQLFDRTTRLLSHNKAFGKPVVLTHPFTPEYTLKKERTLTDALPGMEDFSYNWLFTYGNDMIATIDLEKETVISSIQMNFLSDARHYIFLPNAIVVETSSNGKDFTQIGKETIPAPEENYEIAITPFFFQSNTNARYVRVKATAPAAIPAWRMAASTRKPALCIDEVYVK; translated from the coding sequence ATGCCGGTAAAGTTTGTTGCGCTTTTTAACCTGTTCACATTCCTGCTCCTTGCAGGAAATGTGCATTGCCAGGCCACCAAAGGCAATATTACACTGGTTGAAAACAGGATATCTGTTTTCAACATCATTCTCCCCGATGAACCTTCGAGGGCGGAGCAAAAAGCAGCGGGCATTTTCCAGGATTATGTGCGCAGGATATCCGGCGCCATTCTCCCCATTATAGCGGAATCATCTTTCCGGGAAAACGGCGCTGCCGTTTTTATCGGCAAAACCGCACATACCTTGCAATGGAACCGTCAGCCTGTTAAGGGAGAAGGTTTTGATATCCGGACCGCCGGGAACCACCTGTACATTACCGGTGGAACAGGGCAAGGCGTAGTGTACGGTGTTTACACTTTCCTCGACCGCTACCTCGGTTGCCGCAAATACGCCGCGGGGCAAGCATACACGCCGCAAAAGTCAAGCATTTCCTTCCCTTCTATTTCGATCAGGGAATCACCGTCTTTCGTTTTCCGTCAGGTATTTTATCCCGAGTCGAACGATCCGGAATACCTTAGCTGGCATAAACTCCATCAATTTGAGGACCTATGGGGGCTCTGGGGTCATTCGTTTTTCAAGATCATTCCGCCGGGCACCTACTTTAAAACACATCCTGAATACTTTGCGGAAGTCAACGGCAAAAGACAGCCCAGCCAACTCTGCCTCAGCAACACCGACGTGCTGGAGCTCACCACATCGTACATGCGTAAAGCCATCGCCGCCAATCCGGATGCGATGTACTGGTCCATCGGACAGGAAGATGGCGGCGTTTTCTGCACCTGCTCCTCCTGCCGGAAAACATTTGAGGCCGAAGGCAGCCATGCAGGAAGCCTGGTGCGGTTCATGAATAAAATCGCGGCCCGTTTCCCGGAACAATCTTTCACCACACTGGCTTATGGCCCCACTTCCAAAGCGCCTTTAAAGACCGCTCCGGCCAGTAATGTATTGACCATTCTGAGCAATATCGATGCTTACCGGGAAGAGCCGCTCGAAAAAGCGCCTTCCGCAGCAGCCTTCAGAAAGGACCTCGACAGCTGGAAAAAACTTTCCGCCAACCTGTTCATCTGGGATTACACCACCCAGTTTACAAACTACCCCGCCCCCTTCCCTGCATATACACACGGGCAGGAGAATGCCGTGTATTACCATGACAACAAAGTCAGGGGCGCCTTTATCCAGGGCTCCGGCGATGGGTTTGGCGACATGAGCGAATGGAACAGCTACCTGTATGCTTCATTGCTCTGGAATCCCCGCCTTAACAAAGATTCCCTTTTCAAAGATTTCACCGCAGGTTATTACGGCAAAGCCGCTGAACAAGTGCAGGCGTATATTGCGGCACTCGCCCGGCAGGTCGCGGAAACCAAAGCACGGCTAGACATCTATGGCAGCCCCATCGCTTCTTCCAAAGATTATCTCTCTCCTGAAAGCGTGCAGCGGCTATCCGACTTACTTTCCCAGGCCGAAAAGCAAGCCGGGGGCGATACCGCGGTTCAACGCAGGTTAATCAAACTCCGGTTGCCACTGGCATACACCATACTGGAACAAGCTAAATTCTACGGTGTGGAGCCCTTCGGTTTCCTGGAAACAGCGAATGGCCAAACCACTATCCGTAAAGACTGGCCCTCAAAGGTGAACACCTTCGTTCAGCAAGCTAAACAGGCAGGTGTTACCGAAATGGCCGAAGGCGGCAAAAACCCGGAAGAGTACCTCAAAGCCTGGGAGCAGCTTTTCGACAGAACCACCCGTTTGCTCTCCCACAACAAAGCCTTCGGTAAGCCTGTTGTGCTCACCCATCCTTTTACACCAGAATATACCCTCAAAAAAGAACGCACGTTAACCGATGCGCTTCCCGGTATGGAAGACTTCAGTTACAACTGGCTCTTTACTTATGGCAATGATATGATCGCCACGATAGACCTGGAAAAAGAGACGGTCATATCTTCGATACAAATGAATTTTCTTTCAGATGCGAGGCATTACATCTTCCTTCCCAATGCTATTGTGGTGGAAACATCTTCCAATGGCAAAGACTTTACCCAGATCGGAAAGGAAACTATTCCTGCTCCCGAAGAAAATTACGAAATCGCCATCACGCCCTTCTTTTTTCAAAGTAATACCAATGCACGATATGTCAGGGTGAAAGCCACTGCTCCTGCAGCCATCCCAGCCTGGCGCATGGCTGCATCCACACGTAAGCCGGCCTTGTGCATTGACGAGGTTTATGTGAAGTAA
- a CDS encoding glycosyltransferase: protein MIELIRNFYEGFVFTYGITMLLLYGLLAYISFRGIRKFQRRNRNVDYDQIIQSPLTPGISIIAPAFNEAVTIIYNVRSLLTLNYPKFEVIIINDGSTDDTLQKLIDEYELVEVDFAYNERIVSKPVKRIFKSTNTAYDKLMVIDKVNGKSKADASNAGINAASYDYFLCTDVDCIIEKDTLTRMIKPFMDEEAKKIKEVGEPCPECGYVHVEEDSTRVIATGATLRLTNSCEIDEGVMLRVRPPKSLIPRFQEMEYIRAYVLGKMGWSEINCVPNVSGGLGLFDKEIAIKAGGYDGKSFAEDMDIVTRMCAYMLDNNMKYAVRYIPTTQCWTEGPPNLKIFSRQRTRWGRGLAEIVTMHKKIIFNPRYKQLGMVVLPYSLLFEFLAPIIEFTGILFYLYLIITNQIHWANALVLLSFVYFYSVMITTFAILWDHITYRYYKTWKEVIGLALMAFLEPIIYHPLIVFYALRGYYYFMIGKKHSWGNMQRQGFGQKKKTVATT from the coding sequence GTGATAGAACTGATCAGAAATTTTTATGAAGGATTTGTATTCACGTACGGCATCACGATGTTGCTGCTGTACGGGTTGCTGGCGTACATTTCCTTCCGTGGCATCCGTAAGTTCCAGCGCCGGAACCGGAACGTGGATTACGATCAGATCATACAGTCGCCGTTAACGCCGGGTATCTCCATTATCGCACCCGCCTTTAACGAGGCGGTGACCATAATTTACAACGTGCGTTCCCTCCTCACCCTCAACTATCCCAAATTTGAAGTAATCATCATCAACGACGGCAGTACCGATGATACCTTGCAGAAACTGATTGATGAATACGAACTGGTGGAAGTGGATTTCGCTTACAACGAGCGCATCGTTTCCAAACCCGTTAAACGCATCTTCAAATCGACCAATACTGCCTACGATAAACTGATGGTGATTGATAAGGTGAACGGAAAAAGTAAGGCCGATGCCTCCAATGCGGGCATTAACGCCGCTTCGTATGATTATTTCCTTTGTACCGACGTGGACTGTATCATTGAAAAAGATACGCTGACGCGAATGATCAAGCCGTTCATGGACGAGGAAGCCAAGAAGATCAAGGAAGTGGGAGAACCCTGTCCCGAATGCGGTTACGTGCATGTGGAAGAAGACAGTACCCGCGTGATCGCCACCGGAGCAACCCTCCGCCTTACCAACTCCTGCGAGATTGATGAAGGGGTGATGCTGCGTGTGCGCCCGCCGAAAAGCCTGATCCCCCGCTTCCAGGAAATGGAATACATCCGCGCCTACGTGCTTGGAAAAATGGGTTGGAGTGAAATCAACTGTGTCCCCAACGTTTCCGGCGGACTTGGGCTTTTCGACAAAGAGATCGCCATTAAAGCAGGTGGTTACGACGGTAAATCCTTCGCCGAAGACATGGACATCGTCACCCGCATGTGCGCCTACATGCTGGACAATAACATGAAATACGCCGTGCGGTACATCCCCACCACCCAGTGCTGGACCGAAGGACCGCCCAACCTCAAGATATTCAGCCGGCAGCGGACCCGCTGGGGCCGCGGACTCGCAGAGATCGTGACCATGCACAAAAAGATCATCTTCAATCCCCGTTACAAACAATTGGGCATGGTGGTATTGCCGTACAGCCTGCTGTTCGAGTTCCTCGCCCCCATCATTGAATTCACCGGGATACTGTTTTACCTCTACCTCATCATCACCAACCAGATCCATTGGGCGAACGCTTTGGTATTGCTGAGTTTCGTTTATTTCTATTCCGTGATGATCACCACGTTCGCCATATTGTGGGACCACATCACCTACCGCTACTATAAAACCTGGAAAGAAGTGATCGGACTGGCTTTGATGGCCTTCCTCGAACCCATCATCTACCACCCGCTCATCGTGTTCTATGCACTCAGGGGATATTATTATTTCATGATCGGAAAGAAACATTCCTGGGGAAACATGCAGCGGCAGGGTTTCGGACAAAAGAAGAAAACAGTCGCCACCACCTGA
- a CDS encoding lactonase family protein, whose translation MAGTANSVQAQAKNGEQWNLFIGTYTKGKSEGIYTYAFNSTTGDFSEKAVTGGIKNPSFLALSPDKKYLYAIHETEGGAASGYEIEPGTGQLRFLNTVATKGANSCYVSVSPDGKFMVSGNYSGGNLSVHAIEANGSLSDSQQVIQHTGKGPDASRQEAPHVHATDFAPDAKMLLVCDLGIDQVVAYPYHASGKKPLDETNKVITKITPGAGPRHLVFHPNQQWMYVLNELNGKINAFSYENKKLTPLFEVSILPDGFSGKFGAAEVKISPDGRFLYASNRIELNEIVVFRISEKNGALDFVERVNSGGKTPRFFEIDPTGKFLLSANQDSDQVTVFKRDIKTGKLTDTGKKIEVGAPTCLVFAPVKAE comes from the coding sequence ATGGCAGGCACAGCAAACAGTGTTCAGGCACAAGCAAAGAATGGGGAGCAATGGAACCTGTTTATCGGCACTTACACGAAAGGTAAGAGCGAAGGCATCTATACATATGCATTTAATTCAACGACAGGTGATTTTTCTGAAAAGGCCGTAACTGGCGGCATAAAGAATCCTTCTTTCCTCGCCTTGTCCCCTGATAAAAAATATTTGTACGCGATTCATGAAACGGAAGGTGGCGCCGCGTCCGGTTATGAGATTGAGCCAGGTACCGGCCAATTGCGCTTCTTGAATACCGTTGCCACGAAAGGGGCGAACTCCTGCTATGTGAGCGTGTCGCCCGATGGAAAATTCATGGTGTCCGGAAATTACAGCGGAGGAAATCTATCAGTTCATGCCATTGAAGCAAATGGCTCGCTTTCAGATTCGCAGCAGGTGATTCAGCATACAGGGAAAGGTCCTGACGCAAGCAGGCAGGAAGCGCCCCATGTTCACGCCACCGATTTTGCGCCTGACGCAAAAATGTTATTGGTTTGTGATCTGGGCATCGACCAGGTGGTGGCTTATCCATACCACGCTTCCGGCAAAAAGCCATTGGATGAAACGAATAAGGTAATCACAAAAATAACGCCCGGCGCGGGCCCGCGGCACCTGGTGTTTCATCCCAACCAACAATGGATGTATGTATTGAATGAATTGAACGGAAAGATCAACGCCTTCAGCTATGAGAATAAGAAGTTGACGCCGCTGTTTGAAGTGTCGATTCTGCCGGATGGGTTTTCAGGGAAATTCGGTGCGGCTGAAGTGAAAATTTCACCGGATGGACGTTTCCTTTACGCGTCTAACCGGATTGAGCTGAATGAGATCGTGGTATTCCGGATCAGCGAAAAGAATGGTGCACTCGATTTCGTGGAAAGGGTGAACTCGGGTGGGAAAACGCCCCGCTTCTTTGAAATTGATCCAACCGGGAAGTTCCTGTTAAGCGCCAACCAGGATAGCGATCAGGTTACTGTTTTCAAAAGAGACATTAAAACAGGTAAGCTTACGGATACAGGTAAAAAAATTGAGGTGGGCGCGCCAACTTGTCTTGTATTCGCACCGGTGAAAGCAGAATAG